One region of Aeromicrobium sp. Sec7.5 genomic DNA includes:
- a CDS encoding ferritin — MASSAFVARLNEQLGYEFGAHQQYVAIAAYYDALTMPQMAALFYKQATEERDHAMMMVQYLLDADAEIRIPALEAPEMSFADVIAPVKLALDQEKRVTDQINELTRIARDENDFASDQFMQWFVKEQVEEVAKMGDLLAVVTRSASDYERIEDWVAREDSGVSDDPTAPRKAGA, encoded by the coding sequence ATGGCTTCATCCGCCTTCGTCGCACGACTCAACGAGCAGCTCGGCTACGAGTTCGGCGCCCACCAGCAGTACGTCGCGATCGCCGCGTACTACGACGCGCTGACGATGCCGCAGATGGCCGCGCTGTTCTACAAGCAGGCCACCGAGGAGCGCGACCACGCGATGATGATGGTCCAGTACCTGCTGGACGCCGATGCGGAGATCCGCATCCCCGCCCTCGAGGCCCCCGAGATGAGCTTCGCCGACGTCATCGCGCCGGTGAAGCTCGCGCTCGACCAGGAGAAGCGGGTCACCGACCAGATCAACGAGCTCACCCGCATCGCCCGTGACGAGAACGACTTCGCGTCGGACCAGTTCATGCAGTGGTTCGTCAAGGAGCAGGTCGAGGAGGTCGCGAAGATGGGCGACCTGCTGGCCGTCGTGACTCGCTCGGCGAGCGACTACGAGCGCATCGAGGACTGGGTCGCCCGCGAGGACAGCGGCGTCAGTGACGACCCGACCGCGCCCCGCAAGGCCGGCGCCTGA
- a CDS encoding isocitrate lyase/PEP mutase family protein gives MTDIAARAHRLLDLHSSPELLTVVNVWDAITATIVSEVDGIEALATASHSIAAMYGYEDGENIPVDLMIEAVGRIAAATDLPVTADLEAGYGNPGETTRKAIDVGIVGANLEDQVKPLAEAVAAVEAVVKAGEAAGIPFVLNARTDVVAKAGDRPHDEVIADAIERGKAFLDVGAPVVFVPGPLSEDDVTQLVEAYGPQRLTTIGYPGSIPLARQAELGVARVSYGPFSQSVALMALQDLTKDIVAGGGLPSNFRVLN, from the coding sequence ATGACCGACATCGCCGCACGCGCCCACCGCCTCCTCGATCTCCACTCCTCCCCCGAGCTCCTGACCGTCGTCAACGTCTGGGACGCGATCACCGCCACGATCGTCTCCGAGGTCGACGGCATCGAGGCCCTCGCCACCGCCAGCCACTCGATCGCCGCGATGTACGGCTACGAGGACGGCGAGAACATCCCCGTCGACCTCATGATCGAGGCCGTCGGCCGCATCGCCGCCGCCACGGACCTGCCGGTCACGGCCGACCTCGAGGCCGGCTACGGCAACCCGGGCGAGACCACCCGCAAGGCGATCGACGTCGGCATCGTCGGGGCCAACCTGGAGGACCAGGTCAAGCCCCTGGCCGAGGCGGTCGCCGCAGTGGAGGCCGTCGTGAAGGCCGGCGAGGCCGCCGGCATCCCCTTCGTGCTGAACGCCCGCACCGACGTCGTCGCGAAGGCCGGCGACCGTCCGCACGACGAGGTCATCGCCGACGCGATCGAGCGTGGCAAGGCCTTCCTCGACGTCGGCGCCCCGGTCGTGTTCGTGCCGGGCCCGCTCTCGGAGGACGACGTCACGCAGCTCGTGGAGGCCTACGGCCCCCAGCGGCTCACGACGATCGGCTACCCCGGGTCGATCCCGCTCGCCCGCCAGGCCGAGCTCGGCGTGGCTCGCGTCTCGTACGGCCCGTTCTCGCAGTCCGTCGCGCTCATGGCGCTGCAGGACCTCACGAAGGACATCGTGGCCGGCGGCGGCCTGCCGTCGAACTTCCGCGTCCTGAACTGA
- a CDS encoding protein meaA — protein MPDKIVPDKPWVMRTYAGHSSAAESNALYRKNLAKGQTGLSVAFDLPTQTGYDPDHELSRGEVGKVGVPIPHLGSMRRLFQDIPLEEMNTSMTINATAMWLLAMYQVAAEEQGAPPESLAGTTQNDIIKEYLSRGTYVFPPEASLRLTTDMIAYTVNNIPKWNPLNICSYHLQEAGATPVQELAFAMSTAIAVLDSVKDSGQVDEADFEKVVGRISFFVNAGVRFIEETCKMRAFGQLWEEITRDRYGVTDPKMRRFRYGVQVNSLGLTEAQPENNVQRIVLEMLGVTLSKNARARAVQLPAWNEALGLPRPWDQQWSLRLQQVLAFESDLLEYDDIFEGSHVIEAKVADLVEGAKAEIDRVQAMGGAVAAVETGYMKQALVSSHAERRSRIEAGELKVVGVNSYTETEPSPLTADLDGAIMASDPKAEANAIADVQQWRSEQDRAAVEEALERVATEAKTTTNLMEATLAAVRAGATVGEWAHTLRGVFGEYRAPTGVSGVVGVAEAGAELTAVREKVAATGEQLGGRLRFLVGKPGLDGHSNGAEQVAVRARDAGFEVIYQGIRLTPSQIVAAAVAEDVDVVGLSILSGSHMELVPDVQKGLAEAGLTNVPVIVGGIIPDSDGRRLEESGIAAVFTPKDFGITDIMDRVVDEIRKANDLD, from the coding sequence ATGCCTGACAAGATCGTTCCGGACAAGCCCTGGGTGATGCGGACGTACGCTGGCCACAGCTCCGCGGCCGAGTCGAACGCGCTGTACCGCAAGAACCTCGCGAAGGGACAGACCGGCCTCTCGGTCGCCTTCGACCTGCCGACGCAGACGGGCTACGACCCCGATCACGAGCTCAGCCGCGGCGAGGTCGGCAAGGTCGGCGTCCCGATTCCGCACCTGGGCTCGATGCGCCGTCTCTTCCAGGACATCCCCCTGGAGGAGATGAACACCTCCATGACGATCAACGCCACCGCGATGTGGCTGCTCGCCATGTACCAGGTGGCCGCCGAGGAGCAGGGCGCCCCGCCCGAGAGCCTGGCCGGCACGACGCAGAACGACATCATCAAGGAGTACCTGTCGCGCGGGACCTACGTGTTCCCGCCCGAGGCCTCCCTGCGGCTCACGACCGACATGATCGCGTACACGGTCAACAACATCCCGAAGTGGAACCCGCTCAACATCTGCAGCTACCACCTGCAGGAGGCGGGCGCCACGCCCGTCCAGGAGCTCGCCTTCGCGATGAGCACCGCGATCGCCGTGCTCGACTCGGTCAAGGACTCCGGCCAGGTCGACGAGGCCGACTTCGAGAAGGTCGTCGGCCGCATCTCCTTCTTCGTCAACGCCGGGGTGCGGTTCATCGAGGAGACGTGCAAGATGCGCGCCTTCGGCCAGCTCTGGGAGGAGATCACCCGCGACCGCTACGGCGTGACCGATCCCAAGATGCGGCGCTTCCGCTACGGCGTGCAGGTCAACTCGCTCGGCCTGACCGAGGCCCAGCCCGAGAACAACGTCCAGCGCATCGTGCTGGAGATGCTGGGCGTCACGCTCAGCAAGAACGCCCGCGCCCGCGCGGTGCAGCTGCCGGCCTGGAACGAGGCCCTCGGTCTGCCGCGCCCGTGGGACCAGCAGTGGTCGCTGCGGCTGCAGCAGGTCCTGGCCTTCGAGTCCGACCTGCTGGAGTACGACGACATCTTCGAGGGCAGCCACGTCATCGAGGCCAAGGTCGCCGACCTCGTCGAGGGCGCCAAGGCCGAGATCGACCGAGTCCAGGCCATGGGCGGTGCCGTCGCCGCGGTCGAGACCGGCTACATGAAGCAGGCCCTCGTGTCGTCGCACGCCGAGCGTCGCTCGCGCATCGAGGCGGGCGAGCTCAAGGTCGTCGGCGTCAATTCGTACACCGAGACCGAGCCGTCGCCCCTGACCGCCGATCTCGACGGTGCCATCATGGCGTCGGACCCGAAGGCCGAGGCGAACGCGATCGCCGACGTCCAGCAGTGGCGCAGCGAGCAGGACCGTGCTGCGGTCGAGGAGGCCCTCGAGCGGGTCGCCACCGAGGCCAAGACCACGACCAACCTCATGGAGGCCACGCTCGCCGCGGTGCGCGCCGGCGCCACCGTGGGGGAGTGGGCGCACACGCTGCGCGGCGTGTTCGGCGAGTACCGGGCCCCCACGGGGGTCTCGGGTGTCGTCGGCGTGGCCGAGGCCGGAGCCGAGCTCACGGCCGTCCGCGAGAAGGTCGCCGCCACCGGTGAGCAGCTGGGCGGGCGCCTGCGCTTCCTCGTCGGCAAGCCGGGCCTGGACGGTCACTCCAACGGTGCCGAGCAGGTCGCGGTGCGCGCGCGCGACGCGGGCTTCGAGGTCATCTACCAGGGCATCCGCCTGACGCCGTCCCAGATCGTCGCAGCCGCCGTGGCCGAGGACGTCGACGTCGTCGGGCTGTCGATCCTGTCGGGCTCGCACATGGAGCTCGTGCCGGACGTCCAGAAGGGCCTGGCCGAGGCCGGCCTCACCAACGTCCCGGTCATCGTCGGCGGGATCATCCCCGACTCCGACGGCCGCCGTCTCGAGGAGTCCGGGATCGCCGCGGTGTTCACGCCGAAGGACTTCGGCATCACCGACATCATGGATCGCGTCGTCGACGAGATCCGCAAGGCCAACGACCTCGACTGA
- a CDS encoding uroporphyrinogen-III synthase, producing the protein MNPTGSRGGTPSGMVLTGTRILVTAQRRAADLAIALARRGAEVDVAATLGVQSHFDEETLLARTRAVIASPPDLVVITTGIGFRGWWETAEAADLTEDLHAALAQVRLVARGPKARGALQTVGLIADWVAESETSAEIGEFLRAEGVQGARIVIQHHGAGDDGLEDVLVEGGAQVTSLVIYRWGPPPEPAAVERAVRDTASGAYDAVAFTSAPGASAWLSAVREHGAKDATLALHRAGRLSLAAVGPVTAEPLLRAGFIPLVPDRGRLGALVRAMIVHLGHEGGGIPTPAGRLRVHAASVTIDHELVPLSPTGVCVLRRLCADPGAVVSRGEILTALPGESTDPHNAEVAIARVRDAIGPGAPIRTVVKRGYRLDVLDTRLDSGPGSGLDPGVTR; encoded by the coding sequence GTGAACCCCACCGGAAGCCGTGGCGGCACGCCGAGCGGGATGGTGCTGACCGGCACCCGCATCCTCGTCACGGCGCAGCGCCGGGCCGCCGACCTCGCGATCGCCCTCGCGCGCCGAGGCGCCGAGGTCGACGTGGCAGCCACCCTGGGTGTGCAGTCCCACTTCGACGAGGAGACCCTGCTCGCCCGCACACGAGCCGTCATCGCCAGCCCCCCGGACCTCGTGGTCATCACGACGGGCATCGGCTTTCGCGGGTGGTGGGAGACCGCGGAGGCCGCTGACCTCACCGAGGACCTTCACGCGGCCCTCGCGCAGGTGCGGCTGGTCGCCCGCGGCCCGAAGGCCCGGGGCGCGCTGCAGACGGTGGGCCTGATCGCCGACTGGGTGGCCGAGTCGGAGACGTCCGCGGAGATCGGCGAGTTCCTCCGAGCTGAAGGCGTCCAGGGGGCTCGCATCGTGATCCAGCACCACGGCGCCGGCGACGACGGGCTCGAGGACGTCCTGGTCGAGGGTGGCGCGCAGGTCACGAGCCTCGTGATCTACCGCTGGGGTCCGCCGCCCGAGCCCGCCGCGGTCGAGCGCGCGGTGCGTGACACCGCGAGCGGCGCGTACGACGCCGTCGCCTTCACCTCCGCGCCCGGCGCGTCCGCCTGGCTCTCAGCCGTCAGAGAGCACGGGGCGAAGGACGCGACCCTCGCGCTCCACCGCGCGGGCCGACTGTCGCTGGCAGCGGTCGGTCCAGTCACGGCCGAGCCGCTCCTGCGGGCCGGGTTCATCCCGCTGGTGCCCGATCGCGGCAGGCTGGGCGCCCTGGTGCGCGCCATGATCGTCCACCTGGGCCATGAGGGCGGCGGTATCCCCACGCCCGCGGGCCGCCTCCGGGTGCACGCGGCGTCCGTCACGATCGACCACGAGCTCGTCCCGCTCTCCCCCACCGGGGTGTGCGTCCTGCGTCGCCTCTGCGCGGATCCCGGTGCCGTCGTCTCGCGCGGTGAGATCTTGACCGCCCTCCCGGGCGAGTCCACGGACCCCCACAACGCCGAGGTCGCGATCGCCCGCGTGCGTGACGCGATCGGCCCCGGCGCCCCGATCCGTACCGTCGTCAAGCGGGGGTACCGGCTCGACGTCCTCGACACGAGGCTCGATTCTGGTCCCGGTTCCGGGCTCGATCCGGGGGTGACCCGATGA
- a CDS encoding sirohydrochlorin chelatase, producing the protein MNPALVLCSHGTADPAGQEVIRRVAAAVRRAAHPFEVHESVVDVEDHRLGGVLADLRRPAVVVPLLLSGGFHLHHDITEAVADHPAAVVARPLGPEPALAALGARRLHDIGATHDDVVVLAGSGSSDPRALQDVDSAAALLRAHWGGTVRVGHLGRFGTPAAEVVAAARQDGARRIVVASYLLAPGYFQNTLLAVGADLVTAPLLSASPDHEVVDLVVRRFERAARTLSWEPPSTFDSAATG; encoded by the coding sequence ATGAACCCGGCCCTGGTCCTGTGCAGCCACGGAACCGCTGACCCCGCCGGCCAGGAGGTGATCCGTCGCGTCGCGGCGGCCGTCCGGCGGGCGGCCCACCCGTTCGAGGTCCACGAATCCGTCGTCGACGTCGAGGACCACCGGCTCGGCGGCGTGCTGGCCGACCTCCGCCGCCCCGCCGTGGTCGTCCCGCTGCTCCTCTCCGGCGGCTTCCACCTCCACCACGACATCACCGAGGCCGTCGCCGACCACCCGGCCGCCGTCGTGGCGCGGCCACTCGGCCCGGAACCGGCGCTCGCCGCTCTCGGAGCACGCCGTCTGCACGACATCGGCGCCACGCACGACGACGTCGTCGTGCTCGCCGGCTCGGGCTCGAGCGACCCGCGGGCCCTGCAGGACGTCGACTCCGCCGCGGCGCTCCTGCGGGCCCACTGGGGCGGAACGGTCCGGGTCGGACACCTCGGGCGCTTCGGCACCCCCGCGGCCGAGGTCGTCGCTGCGGCCCGCCAGGACGGCGCCCGACGCATCGTGGTCGCGTCCTACCTGCTCGCGCCCGGGTACTTCCAGAACACCCTGCTGGCCGTGGGAGCCGATCTCGTCACGGCGCCCCTGCTCAGCGCCTCGCCCGACCACGAGGTCGTCGACCTGGTGGTCCGGCGCTTCGAGCGGGCCGCACGCACCCTGAGCTGGGAACCCCCTTCGACGTTCGACAGCGCCGCGACGGGTTGA
- a CDS encoding cob(I)yrinic acid a,c-diamide adenosyltransferase — MVNLTRIYTRTGDDGTTALVDMSRTSKNDLRLVAYADVDEANSQIGVVQSLGELPDDVATVLTHVQNDLFDVGADLGAPIVANPEYPQLRVEPDYVERLEQWCDTYNEQVEKLRSFILPGGTRAAAQLHVARTVTRRAERAAWAAIDEHGETMNPLTAKYLNRLSDLLFILGRVANHAAGTGDVLWVPGGERQA, encoded by the coding sequence ATGGTCAACCTCACTCGGATATACACGCGCACCGGCGACGACGGCACGACCGCACTGGTCGACATGAGCCGCACCTCCAAGAACGACCTGCGGCTCGTGGCCTACGCCGATGTCGACGAGGCCAACAGCCAGATCGGGGTGGTGCAGTCGCTCGGCGAGCTGCCCGACGACGTCGCGACGGTCCTGACCCACGTGCAGAACGACCTCTTCGACGTGGGCGCCGACCTGGGCGCGCCGATCGTGGCGAACCCCGAGTACCCCCAGCTGCGCGTCGAGCCCGACTACGTCGAGCGGCTCGAGCAGTGGTGCGACACCTACAACGAGCAGGTCGAGAAGCTGCGCTCGTTCATCCTTCCCGGAGGCACCCGCGCGGCCGCCCAGCTGCACGTCGCCCGCACCGTGACGCGTCGCGCCGAACGTGCGGCGTGGGCCGCGATCGACGAGCACGGCGAGACCATGAACCCGCTCACCGCGAAGTACCTGAACCGGCTGAGCGACCTGCTGTTCATCCTGGGCCGTGTGGCCAACCACGCGGCGGGCACGGGCGACGTCCTGTGGGTGCCCGGCGGCGAGCGCCAGGCCTAG
- a CDS encoding DUF6457 domain-containing protein — MTDQATVLASWAADVGRELGLDLEVDVEAVLDLAGDAAHAVVRPAAPLTTFLVGVAVGRGASLVDAIEAVGRVLARRAAQPE, encoded by the coding sequence GTGACCGACCAGGCCACGGTGCTCGCGTCCTGGGCCGCCGACGTGGGGCGCGAGCTCGGCCTGGACCTCGAGGTCGACGTCGAGGCCGTGCTCGACCTCGCGGGCGACGCCGCGCATGCGGTCGTGCGTCCTGCGGCGCCGCTCACGACGTTCCTGGTGGGCGTCGCGGTCGGTCGCGGCGCGAGTCTCGTCGACGCGATCGAGGCCGTGGGGCGCGTCCTGGCCAGACGCGCGGCGCAGCCGGAGTGA
- the mobA gene encoding molybdenum cofactor guanylyltransferase: protein MRDGSGMISIMTPPTFDAIVLAGGRGSRLGGIDKSALVHRGSTLLEHALEAVTDARRVVVVGDRPPVDGTLHTVEDPPGAGPAAAVASGLATLVDPAPLVAVLASDVPEIVAAFAQLRVLGGPAVAIDTTGRRQHLLALYPGPELKARAQRGAQEGRSMQELVEGLDVREVQVDVSDVDRREDAARFGIEL from the coding sequence GTGCGTGACGGGTCCGGCATGATCAGCATCATGACACCTCCGACCTTCGATGCGATCGTGCTGGCCGGCGGCCGGGGCTCGCGCCTGGGCGGCATCGACAAGTCCGCGCTGGTGCACCGGGGCTCGACGCTGCTTGAGCACGCACTGGAGGCCGTCACGGACGCCCGGCGCGTCGTGGTGGTCGGTGACCGTCCGCCGGTCGACGGGACGCTTCACACGGTCGAGGACCCGCCCGGAGCAGGTCCGGCCGCGGCGGTGGCGTCTGGGCTCGCGACGCTGGTCGACCCGGCTCCGCTGGTGGCGGTCCTCGCGAGCGACGTGCCCGAGATCGTGGCGGCGTTCGCGCAGCTCCGTGTGCTCGGTGGGCCTGCGGTGGCGATCGACACGACCGGGCGACGCCAGCACCTGCTGGCGCTGTACCCCGGTCCCGAGCTGAAGGCGCGCGCGCAGCGCGGCGCGCAGGAGGGAAGAAGCATGCAGGAGCTCGTCGAGGGCCTGGACGTGCGGGAGGTCCAGGTCGACGTCAGTGACGTCGACCGCCGCGAGGACGCCGCCCGGTTCGGGATCGAGCTGTGA